The following are encoded together in the Anopheles nili chromosome 3, idAnoNiliSN_F5_01, whole genome shotgun sequence genome:
- the LOC128726060 gene encoding uncharacterized protein LOC128726060: MAQFERRSIVNGALLKKHIGKPVSIHLKVASADDGCKSFSGKSTDGVNVQVMLSEPLNGACAEWVEVLGVSAPNDTVRAKEIITYFNSGEKTEDFDVDGHNMLCTLLSVCKEPFYIGS, translated from the exons ATGGCGCAATTCGAGCGTAGATCAATTGTAAACGGTGCTCTGCTGAAAAAGCACATTGGTAAACCAGTAAGCATCCATCTGAAAGTAGCCAGCGCGGATGATGGCTGCAAGTCGTTCAGCGGCAAATCAACAGATGGTGTTAACGTTCAAGTGATGCTATCGGAGCCATTGAATGGTGCTTGCGCCGAGTGGGTCGAGGTACTAGGAGTCTCGGCACCCAACGACACGGTCCGAGCTAAGGAA aTCATAACATACTTCAACAGCGGCGAGAAAACTGAAGATTTTGATGTGGATGGGCATAACATGCTTTGCACATTATTATCTGTATGCAAAGAACCATTTTACATCGGTTCATAG